A region from the Acipenser ruthenus chromosome 13, fAciRut3.2 maternal haplotype, whole genome shotgun sequence genome encodes:
- the cxcl18a.1 gene encoding chemokine (C-X-C motif) ligand 18a, duplicate 1, translating into MFSKLPATTATFLIFLSLHISKDQMANATSIRDRCECVNTIDFVPYRKITFFTITEKSSFCKNTEIILHQRNNKEVCLNPDSKQGQGLQECWRVNKDSARIKACIRQKIKRDKKAKKQS; encoded by the exons ATGTTTTCCAAACTCCCAGCAACAACTGCAacttttcttatattcttaagCTTGCACATAAGTAAAG ATCAGATGGCTAATGCAACCTCTATTCGTGACAGATGTGAATGTGTGAATACTATTGACTTTGTTCCCTACAGAAAGATAACTTTTTTCACAATAACTGAAAAATCATCTTTTTGCAAGAACACTGAAATCAT ACTTCATCAGAGAAATAACAAAGAGGTTTGCCTAAATCCAGACTCTAAACAAGGCCAGGGCCTGCAGGAATGTTGGAG agTAAATAAGGACTCTGCAAGAATCAAAGCATGTATTCGCCAGAAAATCAAACGAGACAAGAAGGCTAAGAAGCAGTCCTAA